A region of the Candidatus Zixiibacteriota bacterium genome:
TGCAGCAGGTCAAGAGCCTCTACCCTGCTATTCCGGTGGTGCTCATCTCAGGGTACTCGGTCGCAGAGATCGAATCCCAGGCCGGGCATTTGAAGGCCGATGGTTTTCTTGGGAAACCGCTGCTGATGTCTGATATCGAACAGTTGTTGCATAGACTGCTTTAGATTTCTTCTGATTGTAATTCTCCGATAATTAAAGATGTGCGATGTTGTTGGCCGCGACCGGGCGGTTATCCTCACACGACACGCTTATGCTCAGGCAGTAGGGCGGGGAAGCCTGTCCGCCGTGGTGGATCCGCGAAGCCATTTTCATTGCGTAATTCCTCTTTGGATCTTGGTGCAGGCCGTCTCTGGCCTGCACCAACAGTAGGGTCACACCGCAAGCAGTGTGGTACAAGAATTAAAGCAAACATTCGAAGCACCGTCATTGTGGGCCGAGCTTTTTAGGCGCGGCATGGCAATCTCATATTCTCTTTATATTTCGTGCGCGACAGAGACGTTCCACACGAAGAGAACAATATGTGCAGTCAGGCGTCTCTGCCGGACAGTTAAATTATAGTGTCGGGCGGGGGCGCCCGACACCACAGAAAAGAAGTAAGATCACACCGTCCGCCGCGGCGGAGTGTGGTACAAGAGCTGGTGCACGGGGACATACACCAGCCACTCTAATTCTTGGGAATAAGAATAATCAACCGTCCCGACGAATGTCGAGAGTGGGGTACCCTATGGTATGAACCAGTCGTACCCGTTTTCTTTGCACTGGGAAACCAACATTATCTAACCAATATCTAACATTGAACATGTAATACACTAACATAATTCCAACTTAATGAAGCTGTGGTTAGGACAAAAACGAACTTTTACGAACTAAGGACGGGAAAAAGATTATGGTCATTCAAACAAAATGGGTTTTAGTAGCCGCTCTGCTTCTTTCATCGGGCGTATTCGCGCAATCGAGCGAGGACTCTGCCAACATTGGAGACGATCGGCTCCACGGGCAGGTAGAAAGTATCAATGAGAATCTTGCCGTGGTCAACAGCGACCTCTCCATTTTGAAATGGCTCAAGGTCTCCGGCTACCTTCAGGCACGATACGAACTCAATGATACATCGCAGAACGGTGTTTTGAACGGAGACTATTCCAAAAATAGAAACGCTAATAACTTTTATATCCGACGCGGACGGCTCAAATTTACCTTTCAGCCGCTGACATCGAGCAGATATGTTTTCTATATCGATGCCTCCAAACAATCTATCTCGCTCAAAGAAGCATATGTGGAATTGAACAAGAGATTCGGTGAACATGGATTCGCGCTGACAGCGGGACAGTTCAATATCCCTTTCGGCTATGAAATAGAATACTCATCGTCGAAACGTGATTTCCCCGAGCGAAGTCTTGCTGAGAATAAATTGTTCAAAGGAGAGCGTGACCGCGGATTGAATTTCACCTATGTCATGCCGCGTTATCTACAGTTCAATATCGCTCTGTTACAGGGCTGGGGAATCGAGGGCTCCGAAGGAAAATCGCCGACATGGTATGACCCCACTATTGCAAAGGATTTTGTGGCGCGCGCCAAAGCAAAGCTGGGAATGGTTGACTTAGGAATCTCCGGCTACTGGGGTAAAAATTATTTAGCCGGAAGTCCCTCTGTTGCCGCCAGAGCGGGAGTTACGACATGGTTTGACGCCAACGGTAACAGTATTATCGATGCTGGTGAGACCACGACCACTGCTCCGGTTGCGGCCAAATCCGCAGTAGCAGGGTTTGAAAAGGACAAAACGCGGTATGGAGCCGACGCACAAGTCTATCTTGATATTCTTCCTTTTGGAGGCACAGCTTTTCGCGGCGAACTTTTTATCGCCGAGGATTATAACAATTCTGCCGCGGATTCGCTCGCATCAAAAATCGGCTGGTACCTCTGGCTCTCGCAGTCTCTCAGCACGAAATTCGGCGCGGCAGTTCGCTATGATTACTGGGACCCCAATACAGATGCAACCGCTGCCAATGATGCAATTGGCACTTTGTCGCTTGCGGGACATTATTATTTCGACAGTTATGTCCGTATCACCGCCGCTTATGATATTCCGAGCCTGCTTGAAGGACGGTCCACATTCAGAAAGCATCCGGCTGATATCACAGATAACCGATTCACACTTCAATTCCAATTCGCCATATAGCACTTAGAAAAGGATAAGAAAATATGAAAATGAATAGCTTGACAACAGTATGTATCGCCGCGGCTTTCTTCTTGATAACCGCAGTGGCGCAAAAAGAAATCTCGGCCCGCGAATCAATCACGATCAAAGGCTCCGATACGATGATTCTTCTTGGGCAGCGTTGGGCCGAAGCGTATATGAAAATAAATCCGCAGACGACAATTCAGGTTACAGGCGGAGGGTCGGGTGTCGGTATCGCGGCGCTCATCAATGGCACAACAAGCATCTGCGAGTCATCGCGCCCGATTAAGTCATCGGAGATCGACAAACTTAAAGAACGCTTTAATACTGTCGGGGTCGAGATACCGGTAGCAAAAGACGGGTTGTCTGTCTACGTCCATGCCGACAACAGCATTCAGGAGTTGAGTATCCCACAGCTTAAGGCAATATATACCGGCGAATTTACAAATTGGAACCAAGTCGGCGGGCCGGATGCAAATATCATTCTCTATGGCCGTGAGAACAGTTCCGGCACATATACTTTTTTCAAAGACAATGTGCTAAAGGGGGAGGACTTTGCGCCGCAGACCCAGACACTGCCCGGGACCGCAGCGGTTGTGAATGCCGTGTCAAAAGATAAACTCGGGATTGGTTATGGCGGCGCAGCATTCAGCAAAGGAGTCAGACAAATTAAGGTTAAAAAAGATGATGTGTCGGAAGCGTTTGAGCCGTCGGCTGAAAATGTCAAATCCGGCGCATATCCGCTCTCTCGCAATCTTTTTTGGTATCTTAGGAACAAACCGACCGGGGATATGAAGAAGCTTGTGGATTTTGTATTGTCAGAAAAGGGGCAGAGGCTTGTTATCGAGGTCGGCTATTTTCCGGTGAAATAGAGGTCAGTTAGGTTGTAAAAGAATGTGGTGCAGGGCGCACTCGCCCGCGAACCCGCCGATTATATGGCCGTCAGGTCACACACACTCCTCGCTGTTCGCTCGAAGTGACCAAGGCCAGACGGAACAGGAAACTGAGATTGCCGCGTCGCGCAGTTTATCCCGCGAAGCGGGACTCCTCGCAACGACTTATTGTAGTGTCACCCCAGCGAAAGCTAGGGGGTCCCTCTTCTCTTTGATTTCTTGTCCCGCACTCCCGACATTAGTCGCGACGGTGTGATCTTTTCTTTACCCTCTACTTATTGACGTGGGGAGGGTGAGGACTTATTCACGAGCAATACAGAATCGCTGAACCGTTCGCCTGCGGCGAACCGAGGCGGAATCGCTACAGAGGAAGAGAGCACGCCGCCGCAGAATCGTTACAAAATAGGATGAAGATGGATTCCAGCTTGCGCTGGAATGACAATGAGAGAACACCACACTTCCGACATTGGTCGCGACGGTGTGGTCATATCCGTGGTGCGGGACGTCTCTGTCCGACACTATGATCTGCTATTCTTTGTACCCCACCCAACGGGTGGGTTATTATTTTACCCATGTGTAAGCCTACTTTACCCGTAGCGCCCCGCCCCACACCAAACCTGAAGAACCTGATCATTCTCACACTGGGCAGGAAAAACCCAGCCGTTGGCTGGGCTACAGGAAGAAAAGATACCCCCTCCCCCTATATTCCTCTCTTTACAAATCACCATAAATCCACTATTATTGGCGGTTATTTAGGAAATGGAACAAATGAAATTTGACCCGCTAAAAGACAATTTTTCACTGCCCAAAGCCGAAGAGAAAATCCTCGAGTTCTGGAACAAACAGGACGTGTTCACGGCCTATAACGAGGCCGCTAAAGATCGTCCGCAGTTTGTCTTCTACGAGGGCCCGCCGACTGCCAATGGCCGGCCGGGCATTCATCATGTTATCTCACGCACCGTCAAAGATTTAGTTTGCCGCTACAAGGCTATGCAAGGCTTCCGGGTAGACCGCAAAGCGGGCTGGGATACGCATGGTCTTCCGGTCGAAATAGAGGTCGAAAAACAGCTTAAGCTCGATAACAGAGCCAAAGTCATCGAATACGGAATCGACAAATTCAACCAGAAATGCCGCGAGTCGGTCTTCAAATATCTCGAAGACTGGCGCAAAATCACCCGCCGCACCGGCTATTGGCTTGACCTCGACGATGCTTATGTCACGCTGACAAATGACTATATCGAATCGGTCTGGTGGATACTAAAGAATTTTTATGACCGCGATTTGATTTATAAAGGCTTCAAAATAATCCCCTTCTGTCCCCGCTGCGGAACGGGCCTCTCGAGTCATGAAGTCGCCCAGGGATATGCCATGATCAAAGACCCATCGGTCTATGTCAAAGTTCAGGCGGCCGACGGGGATTTTTCATATCTGGTCTGGACGACGACGCCCTGGACGCTGCCATCGAATGCCGCGCTCTGTTTGAAAGCCGATGCCGATTATGTGACTGTCGAGCATGAAGGTGAAAAGTTGGTTTTGGCTGAGGCACTCGTGCCTAAACTGTTCACAGAACCTCCAAAAATAGTTGCTCGCGCCAAAGGCGAGAGTTTCTTGAAGCGTAAATATATCCCGCTCTTTGATACATACAAAGACCAAAGCGATAAAGCGTTCTATGTTATCACTGGCGATTTTGTCACCCTCAATGACGGCACCGGAATTGTCCATATCGCGCCCGGCTTTGGCGCCGATGATTATGAGATCGGGAAAAAGTACGACTTGCCCGTTTTGCAGGCAGTCGAGCCGAATGGGCATTTCAAAGATATCGCCGGGCCATACAAAGGGATGTTCATCAAAGACGCCGATCCGGTCATCATCAAGGATTTGAAAATCGCCGGACGGTTATTCAAAAAGGAACAGTACGAGCATAACTATCCCTTCTGCTGGCGGTGCGATTCGCCGCTTATTTATATCGCGCGTGAGTCGTGGTATATCAAAACGACCGCTTTCCGCGAGCAGCTGCTCAAAAATAATAATGCCATCAATTGGGTGCCCGATGAAATCCGCACCGGCAGAATGCTCAACTGGCTTGAGAACAATGTCGATTGGGCGCTCTCGCGCGAGCGATTCTGGGGAACACCGCTTCCGATTTGGATTTGCACAGATAAAGCCTGCGCGAAACAGCGGGCGGTCGGTTCGCTTGAACAGCTTCGCGCCGAAGGCATAAATGTCCCGTCTGATCTAGATTTACATAAACCGTATATCGACGCAGTGGAGCTTCGCTGTGACTGCGGTGGGACTATGAAACGAGTGCCCGAGCTTATCGATGTCTGGTTTGATTCGGGCGCAATGCCCTATGCGCAGTGGCATTATCCGTTTGAAAACAAAGAGGTGTTTGAATCAAAATTTCCGGCTGACTTTATTTCTGAAGCGGTCGATCAGACTCGCGGCTGGTTCTATTCCCTTCTGGCTATTTCGACGATGCTCTTTGACAAACCGGCATTCAAAAATGTTGTTGTGATTGAGTTCATCCTCGACAAAGAGGGGAAGAAAATGTCCAAGCACAAAGGGAATGTGGTCGATCCGTTTATTACAGTCGACACCTACGGCGCCGATCCGGTGAGATGGTATCTGGTGTCGGTTTCCAATCCCTCGTTGCCGACGCGATTTGATCTGAATGGATTGGCCGAAGTCGTGCGGAAATTTTTCGACACACTCCGCAACACCTATAGTTTCTTTGCGCTCTATGCCAACATTGACGACGTGGTTGACAAAGCCGACAAGAATAGCCAAACAGTCGAAGAATATCTCGCGGGAAAGGCCGGAGAATCAGAGGAGTTCGATAATTGGATTATCTCAAAATATCAATCGCTTGTGAGAAATGTCACTGCGGATTTCGATAAATATGAAATCACTCGACCTGTTAGAGCGATTCAATATTTTGTCATTGAAGATATGTCGAATTGGTATGTCCGCAATAACCGCCGTCGTTTCTGGGCGGCTGGTGATGATCCGTCCAAGATGCGCGCCTATCATACGCTCTATTCTATTCTTGAAGGTGTTTGCAGACTCATCGCGCCGGTTGCGCCGTTTATAAGCGAACTGCTCTGGCAGGAGCTTGTCCGCAAAACAAGAACACTGAAGTCGCCATTGTCGGTTCATATGACGCGATTCACGAAACATAACGTACTTAGGGCTGAACTAGGTGAATTCAAATTAACTTTCGGTGAGGCAACTCTCACTTACACTCAGAAACCAACTGAGACGGAATCTTCTTCTATCAATGAAGAACTGGAATCAGCGATGGATTTAGTTCAAAAGATTGTCTCACTCGGACGCGCCGCGCGCTCTCGAAAAAATCTGAAAGTTCGCCAGCCGCTTTCGCGGCTTCTTATCGGAGGCCAGCGAAAGAACGTTTTTGAGACACTTGCGCCGTTTCTTCATATAATCAAAGACGAACTCAATATTAAAGAGATTGCAGAAGCTGACCTTGATAACTATGTCACCTACTCTGCCAAGCTGAATTTCAAAACAGCCGGACCAAAATTGGGGGCGCAGGTAAAAGCGGTTGCGGCGCATATTGTTCAGTTGGATAATTCCGCAGTCGCGAAATTTGCCCAGAGTGGCTCTTTGAATGTTGACCTTAAATCCGGTTTGCTTACCTTGACGGGAGAAGATGTGGAAATCATTAGAACCGAAAAGGAAGGTTTGGCCGTTGAAGTCGATGGCCCGCTTGCGGTGGCCATCGATACTGTTCTGACAGAAGATTTACTTGATGAGGGATTCGCGAGAGAAATGGTTAGTAAGATTCAAAATCTGCGGAAAACATCCGGTTTTGACGTCACTGACCAGATAACAATCAAAGTTGCGGTGTCACCGAGGTTAAAAACGGCGGTGACAAAGCACGAAGATTTTATCCGTCGTGAAACTTTAGCTGATAAAATGGAGTTTACAGACAACGGCTCTTTTGCCTCCCCGACAAGCGGCGAGAGCACCGAGTGGAACATCAACGGCGAAAAAGCGGCCATCGCGGTGGCCCGAGTATAAATCGGAGGAGATGTATGAAAGAAGTCGATGCAAAAAAGTATGAGGTCCTGCTTCTGCAAAAGAAGAAAGAGATGCTCGATGAAATGGGCATTGTCAATCCTGGCGGAAATGCCAACCAGAAAGAAGCGTCAGGAGATATCTCGTCGTATTCCTATCACATGGCCGACCAGGGCACGGACACTATGGATCGCGAAATGGCATTCATGTTTGCCTCTAAATCAGGCCGGCTTGTCTATCATATAGACCAGGCCCTGCTTCGCATCAAAGATGGCTCGTTTGGAATCTGCACGGTCTGCAATAAACCGATAAGCACCGCGCGGCTCGAAGCTGTCCCCCATGCGAGGCTTTGCATAGGCTGTAAATCCGCTGAAGAGGAAGCAAAAGCTGGCCGCAAATAAGTTTAGCTGGCTGAGAATGCCGGCCCTTATAATTGCTATTGTCGTTCTTCTCGACCAGATAACCAAAATCTGGGCGGTGGACGCGCTTACCGGGCAGCCGTCGAAATCGATCATCGGCGATTTTCTGATGTTCACGCTGGTCTACAATGAAGGGGGCGCGATGGGGACGAACTTCGGGCCATCGGGCTATTATCTCATCACCGCCCTTATCATACTCCCCTTACTGCTCTATTATATCTACGCAAACCGCACGTATAAAATGATTGCCCTGCCGCTTTCGTTTATTGCCTCAGGAGCGCTCGGAAATGTTATTGATAGAATAAGAATCGGTAAAGTTGTCGATTTTATCGATGTCGACTTTTTTGACCTGTCCCTTTTCGGTTACCGGCTGGAGAGATGGTGGACGTTTAACATCGCCGATGCCGCAATCACCTGCGCCATAGTTTTTATCCTGCTCACCATGTTTAGAAAGCCGCCAACGGAATCGGTTGGAGCAACTGCCGTTGAGACTGCGCCCAATTTCACCAATCATTCAGAGAATTCGTAGTCACTCGTCTTAAGTGATTGCAACAGCTCTTCCTTCTCATTGATTCTCGTACCGCATTGGTCTTCGTGCGGAGCGTCTCAGTCCCGCACCAAATCTCAGCAACTTGTTTATTCTCACACTGGGCACGAAAAACCCAGCCGTTGGCTGGGCTACGGGATCTGAACGGACAAAGCAAATATGAGATTGCCGCGTCATTCGGCTTCGCCTCACTCCTCGCAACGACATGTAGTGATACTTGTTGTGATTTGGGGTACCCCACTCCGCCATCGGCGGACGGTGGGCGGTGTGCTCTTATTGGTGGTGCAGGCCAGAGACGGCCTGCACGAAGATTTAAAGAGGAATTACAGTATAAATGTCTTCGTGCGGGACGTCCCTGTCGCGCACCGGAGTGAAGAAAACTGAGATTGCCGCGCCACAGTGGGCAGGCTCGTTGGACAGTGGGTTTCCAAATAGTCTTTTCTTTGTAACCCACCCAGCGGGTGGGTTTTTCATCATCGATTTCTAATCCGGCTGTTCGCTTGAAGTGAGCAAGACCTAACGGAACATTACAAACGTTCTTGAAGTGGCAGGTCATAGTCAGATGCTCTTTTCGCTCCTGTGCCAGCCAATAAAAAAGCCAGCAACATTGTGTAAGTTGTTGGCCATCAGCAGGGAATCGGCAGATTTTATACGCCCGGAAGGATTTGAACCCTCAACCTTCTGATCCGTAGTCAGACGCTCTATCCAATTGAGCTACGGGCGCGTAAGGAATCTTTCGAAGCTTGAAACTACGAACATACACCGCCCTTTGTCAACCCCTTTGAGTTGGGTGTCTGAGATGGAAAGGCCTTAAATGTCAGTCCGCCACGGGGGACGGGATTGACAATGTGTTGGAATGACAAGATAGGGCCTTGACTGCGCTTCCTTGTTCTTCGTGCGAGGCGTCTCTGCCACGCACCAGGTGACCGTCAGGTCATCCGCCGTGGGCGGACTTCGGAAGTCTCAGCACCTCTGCCCTAAGAAGGCCGGCAAGACCTAACGGAACATCAAATAAATAAGCGTCTTAATTGCGGCTACTCAAGATACTCAAAGGCATACGGGAGACTCTCCATTATATCGCCGGCAATCATGGCGCGCTGAGTAAAAGTTTCCGCTACAAAATCACCAGCCAATCCATGAACATAGACTCCGCAGACTGCTGCGGCATCCGGCGTCATCCCTTGCGCAAGAAACGAGCCGATTATTCCTGAGAGGACATCGCCCGTCCCCCCGGTTGCCATGCCGTTATTTCCAGTCGGATTGAGATAAACCTCGCCTGCCGGAGTTGCGACCAAAGTCGGACTTCCCTTTAACACCAATACAATCTTATTCTCTGTGGCAACTTTTCGAACAAGCGCTATTCGCTGGTGAATGTCATCCGGCGTTTTTAATCCCGTCAGCCGCTCAAATTCTCCACCGTGCGGAGTCAGGATCGGCGGGATAGAACAATCTCTCAACATTGCCAGTTGACCAGCAAGAGCGTTGAGTCCATCGGCGTCGATAAGACATGGTTTGTCCATTTTTGCCACAAGCCGCCGTACCAGTTCAAACGTCTCATGGTGCCTTCCAAGCCCGGGGCCGATTACAACCGCGTCATGCTTTTTTATCAGGGCGCGAATCTCTCCAAGGGCGCGAAGCGCCAAGGCTCCTTTTTTGCCGACATCGGGCAAGGGATGGGTCATCACTTCGGTCAGTTTTATCGCCAGTATCGGCTGAACAGATGCCGGTGTGCCCACGACAACTGTGCCGCAGCCCGATCTCAACGCGCTTAAACCGGCGAGCGCCGCCGCGCCGGTGAGTCCGGTCGATCCGGCAATCACACAAAGTTTTCCAAATTCCCCTTTGTGGCCATCGAATTTCCGCTCCGGAAGTAGATCTGCGACCGCATCATCGGTGAGAAGCAGACAATCTTTTGCGACACTCTCGACAATCTCATCAGGAATCCCGATAGGAATGACTTCGATTTCTCCGGCCAGCTCCCGCCCCGGTGTGAGGAAAAGTCCATACTTTGGCAGACCGAGCGCATACGTATAATCGGCTTCTACCACCGCCCCAACTGCTTCGCCACTGTCGGGATTTACACCGGAGGGGATATCGACAGAGACGACAATGCAATCATGCAGGTTTATATGCTCGATCATTTCGGCGGCAAGTCCTTCAGGCGCCCCTTCGGAGCCGCTTCCCAAAATTGCATCGACAACAAGGTCACATTCATCCGGGTGCGGCAGATCGTCAACGGATGAAATCTCAACCGTGTGAATACCGTCAGCAATTGCATGGTCGAGATTCAGGCGCGTCTCCTGAGATATTTTCTCGGTGGGTCCGATATAAAAGACTGTCACACTCGCACCTTCCTCAGCCAAATGACGGGCAAGAACAAAGCCATCGCCGCCATTATTACCGCGCCCGCAATAAATGTGAATCACGCTTCCTTCGGAGGCGGGAAGCAGGGCCGAGATGATTAATTCAGCAATACCCGATCCGGCGTTCTCCATCAGACGCGCGCTGGAGAGTTCGGTCTGCTCGGAGGTGAGACGGTCTATCCGCCGCATTTGGGCGGCTGTGACCAGTTTCATATTTTTCTGATTTTCAGTTTAGGCCGAGGCTTTGGATTTGCTCTTTTTCGGCTGTCTTTTATTTTTAGTGACAGGAACATCAAGAGCAAACTTAATCGCTGGGAGGACATCAGAAAAGAACTTTATTTTGATCTTCTTCTTAATTTCTGCAGGCAATTCTACTGTGTCTTTGCGATTTTCGGCTGGCAGAATGATGGTCGTCACACCGGCGCGAAGCGCGGCCAGGAGCTTTTCCTTAAGTCCGCCAATGGGAAGCAGTTCACCGCGAAGTGTAACCTCACCGGTCATGGCAAGAGCTGGTTTGACCGGACGCTGAGTGAAGAGGGATACCAATGCCACAGCCATTGTGATTCCCGCCGATGGCCCGTCTTTGGGTGTCGCGCCTGAGGGGACATGAATATGGATTTCCTGATTTTCAAATTTTTGTGATGCAATCCCTAAATCCGCAGCATTGGAGCGAATGAATGAGAGCGCGGCCTGAGCCGATTCTTTCATCACATTTCCCAACTGACCCGTGAGCATCATCCCGTTTTTCCCGGGCATTAATGTCGCCTCGACAAAAAGCAGTTCCCCGCCGGCGGCCGTATAGGCAAGACCGGGGACGACACCGGGACGCCCATAGCGGGTAAGAACTTCGTGCGAGAATCGTCTTGGGCCAAGAAGCCGCGCGACAGCCGGGGCGTTGATCAAAGTTTTCTTTGTAGTTCCCGATGCCACTTTGCGGGCTACTTTGCGAACGACCGAGGCGATTTCCCGCTCGAGATTACGCACACCGGCTTCGCGGGTGTAATCTTCAATTAAAGTCCGGAGGCCGTCGTCGTTCACCTCAAGATTCTTCTC
Encoded here:
- a CDS encoding signal peptidase II; this translates as MPALIIAIVVLLDQITKIWAVDALTGQPSKSIIGDFLMFTLVYNEGGAMGTNFGPSGYYLITALIILPLLLYYIYANRTYKMIALPLSFIASGALGNVIDRIRIGKVVDFIDVDFFDLSLFGYRLERWWTFNIADAAITCAIVFILLTMFRKPPTESVGATAVETAPNFTNHSENS
- a CDS encoding TraR/DksA C4-type zinc finger protein; translation: MKEVDAKKYEVLLLQKKKEMLDEMGIVNPGGNANQKEASGDISSYSYHMADQGTDTMDREMAFMFASKSGRLVYHIDQALLRIKDGSFGICTVCNKPISTARLEAVPHARLCIGCKSAEEEAKAGRK
- the ileS gene encoding isoleucine--tRNA ligase; translation: MKFDPLKDNFSLPKAEEKILEFWNKQDVFTAYNEAAKDRPQFVFYEGPPTANGRPGIHHVISRTVKDLVCRYKAMQGFRVDRKAGWDTHGLPVEIEVEKQLKLDNRAKVIEYGIDKFNQKCRESVFKYLEDWRKITRRTGYWLDLDDAYVTLTNDYIESVWWILKNFYDRDLIYKGFKIIPFCPRCGTGLSSHEVAQGYAMIKDPSVYVKVQAADGDFSYLVWTTTPWTLPSNAALCLKADADYVTVEHEGEKLVLAEALVPKLFTEPPKIVARAKGESFLKRKYIPLFDTYKDQSDKAFYVITGDFVTLNDGTGIVHIAPGFGADDYEIGKKYDLPVLQAVEPNGHFKDIAGPYKGMFIKDADPVIIKDLKIAGRLFKKEQYEHNYPFCWRCDSPLIYIARESWYIKTTAFREQLLKNNNAINWVPDEIRTGRMLNWLENNVDWALSRERFWGTPLPIWICTDKACAKQRAVGSLEQLRAEGINVPSDLDLHKPYIDAVELRCDCGGTMKRVPELIDVWFDSGAMPYAQWHYPFENKEVFESKFPADFISEAVDQTRGWFYSLLAISTMLFDKPAFKNVVVIEFILDKEGKKMSKHKGNVVDPFITVDTYGADPVRWYLVSVSNPSLPTRFDLNGLAEVVRKFFDTLRNTYSFFALYANIDDVVDKADKNSQTVEEYLAGKAGESEEFDNWIISKYQSLVRNVTADFDKYEITRPVRAIQYFVIEDMSNWYVRNNRRRFWAAGDDPSKMRAYHTLYSILEGVCRLIAPVAPFISELLWQELVRKTRTLKSPLSVHMTRFTKHNVLRAELGEFKLTFGEATLTYTQKPTETESSSINEELESAMDLVQKIVSLGRAARSRKNLKVRQPLSRLLIGGQRKNVFETLAPFLHIIKDELNIKEIAEADLDNYVTYSAKLNFKTAGPKLGAQVKAVAAHIVQLDNSAVAKFAQSGSLNVDLKSGLLTLTGEDVEIIRTEKEGLAVEVDGPLAVAIDTVLTEDLLDEGFAREMVSKIQNLRKTSGFDVTDQITIKVAVSPRLKTAVTKHEDFIRRETLADKMEFTDNGSFASPTSGESTEWNINGEKAAIAVARV
- a CDS encoding porin; this encodes MVIQTKWVLVAALLLSSGVFAQSSEDSANIGDDRLHGQVESINENLAVVNSDLSILKWLKVSGYLQARYELNDTSQNGVLNGDYSKNRNANNFYIRRGRLKFTFQPLTSSRYVFYIDASKQSISLKEAYVELNKRFGEHGFALTAGQFNIPFGYEIEYSSSKRDFPERSLAENKLFKGERDRGLNFTYVMPRYLQFNIALLQGWGIEGSEGKSPTWYDPTIAKDFVARAKAKLGMVDLGISGYWGKNYLAGSPSVAARAGVTTWFDANGNSIIDAGETTTTAPVAAKSAVAGFEKDKTRYGADAQVYLDILPFGGTAFRGELFIAEDYNNSAADSLASKIGWYLWLSQSLSTKFGAAVRYDYWDPNTDATAANDAIGTLSLAGHYYFDSYVRITAAYDIPSLLEGRSTFRKHPADITDNRFTLQFQFAI
- a CDS encoding NAD(P)H-hydrate dehydratase; protein product: MKLVTAAQMRRIDRLTSEQTELSSARLMENAGSGIAELIISALLPASEGSVIHIYCGRGNNGGDGFVLARHLAEEGASVTVFYIGPTEKISQETRLNLDHAIADGIHTVEISSVDDLPHPDECDLVVDAILGSGSEGAPEGLAAEMIEHINLHDCIVVSVDIPSGVNPDSGEAVGAVVEADYTYALGLPKYGLFLTPGRELAGEIEVIPIGIPDEIVESVAKDCLLLTDDAVADLLPERKFDGHKGEFGKLCVIAGSTGLTGAAALAGLSALRSGCGTVVVGTPASVQPILAIKLTEVMTHPLPDVGKKGALALRALGEIRALIKKHDAVVIGPGLGRHHETFELVRRLVAKMDKPCLIDADGLNALAGQLAMLRDCSIPPILTPHGGEFERLTGLKTPDDIHQRIALVRKVATENKIVLVLKGSPTLVATPAGEVYLNPTGNNGMATGGTGDVLSGIIGSFLAQGMTPDAAAVCGVYVHGLAGDFVAETFTQRAMIAGDIMESLPYAFEYLE
- a CDS encoding phosphate ABC transporter substrate-binding protein — protein: MKMNSLTTVCIAAAFFLITAVAQKEISARESITIKGSDTMILLGQRWAEAYMKINPQTTIQVTGGGSGVGIAALINGTTSICESSRPIKSSEIDKLKERFNTVGVEIPVAKDGLSVYVHADNSIQELSIPQLKAIYTGEFTNWNQVGGPDANIILYGRENSSGTYTFFKDNVLKGEDFAPQTQTLPGTAAVVNAVSKDKLGIGYGGAAFSKGVRQIKVKKDDVSEAFEPSAENVKSGAYPLSRNLFWYLRNKPTGDMKKLVDFVLSEKGQRLVIEVGYFPVK